The proteins below come from a single Alnus glutinosa chromosome 9, dhAlnGlut1.1, whole genome shotgun sequence genomic window:
- the LOC133877580 gene encoding putative E3 ubiquitin-protein ligase LIN isoform X2 encodes MASSLEELLSEEGFKGRRSLSRARSCVKADATGMSFCTFQDKHKNDSAPGHRNKTERTRSDVARYSSKGELPTGDYIRGRRSGENLVGTEKKDERLKKENRERLLNYLKEGKRFNLSKDVPQNEIEEVCKQDDERFGDTYSNKVHSSERGKDEYSNGAREREVYKERPGMDRKVDKKHGNNLAKQLLGHMSSSTNNRKSVKKPTTSNDTSNRGSLNSKSFEDNQSKRRNNFAQVVYEPALDEVAVQAIVSILNGYIKSFLNDEDFRTTLRHNCFSSIDFIELEERQSAESKVMASLEQAIETVEKAAEDSSSAKDLKKALVQLSAITGLYSNNLKDGFASGIPNSKLSACAHLYLSVIYKLQKKDKISAKHLLQVFCIVPFQARTILLPELWDYLFFPHLSHLKEWYNQEADSLADTPSRQRKLKLLQEVYNDILDSGTYQFSAYYKDWLTEGVEAPSLPSVQIPPVSVWEAQQGSSLGDSSELSNSSGPFSSQPVVSKKLYDAVFGCSSKSGVDEAEDDGETGNSNNRMRSFGGSAVVKQTLTGASETVECTNQDTDEDSTESVLDDAFLPENEPSSTAEKEWRLYVPIKIRSSLEELRGSYEYFDEHSFFSSIPQGFICPFTGKLFEDPVTIETGQTFERVAIKAWFDQGNRKCPVTGKTLESLSVPLTNFVLKRVIDNWRSGHCKNLLAFASQVMENSGRHGLKHLDETVVFILEQLLTAFNEEEKRTNARHIISLGGLHFLLQRFEVGKLEEKAHVAALLSCCIDADASCRNQIARNISKQCLLELLQSKQVKSRTNAVLLLVELICLKRWKDVTLFLSGLQNEGIADTMYVLLVYLHSSPKEQRPLVAVLLLHLDLLVEPQKYSIYREEAIDAITMALEDSLVDEKVREKCCRALLILGRRFSFSGKSLTESWILKQAGFKDIYEVNLLENEDDNSLADDTVWDDEEVANEEWLKNLSMALLSNGKKSFLDTVSKCLRSGNSDMVRVCLTTVAWLSCALSSQSDVEFQHSAFSALIFGLKESLEKGEQIEYKILASMSLLYFSKISECRVLLMAMAKEIAAPLRSLAGVTWTAKQLYAIVSGGDL; translated from the exons ATGGCATCATCCTTGGAGGAACTTCTTTCGGAGGAAGGGTTTAAAGGAAGAAGATCATTGAGTAGGGCAAGATCATGCGTAAAAGCAGATGCTACAGGTATGTCGTTCTGCACTTTCCAAGATAAACACAAGAATGATTCTGCACCAGGTCATAGAAACAAGACGGAGAGGACAAGGTCTGATGTAGCTCGATACAGTTCGAAAGGTGAATTACCAACAGGTGATTATATAAGGGGTAGGAGATCAGGGGAAAATCTGGTTGGAACTGagaaaaaagatgaaagattgaagaaagaaaataggGAAAGACTTTTAAACTATCTTAAGGAAGGTAAAAGATTCAACTTATCAAAAGATGTGCCACAAAATGAAATAGAGGAGGTTTGTAAGCAAGATGATGAGAGATTTGGGGATACATATTCAAATAAAGTTCATAGCTCAGAGAGAGGGAAGGATGAATATTCTAATGGAGCCAGGGAAAGGGAAGTATACAAAGAGAGGCCAGGGATGGATAGAAAAGTGGACAAGAAGCATGGCAATAATTTGGCAAAACAGCTGCTTGGACATATGAGTTCTAGTACTAATAACAGGAAGAGTGTGAAAAAGCCAACGACCAGTAATGACACGTCTAATAGAGGTTCATTGAATAGCAAAAGCTTTGAAGATAATCAGAGTAAAAGACGAAATAATTTTGCACAAGTAGTTTATGAACCTGCTCTTGATGAAGTCGCTGTCCAAGCCATAGTCTCCATCCTAAATGGATATATCAAAAGCTTTCTAAATGATGAGGATTTTCGGACAACACTTCGTCACAACTGCTTCTCTTCCATTGATTTTATTGAACTTGAAGAAAGGCAAAGTGCTGAGAGCAAAGTCATGGCCAGCCTTGAACAAGCAATAGAAACAGTAGAAAAAGCTGCTGAGGACTCTTCAAGTGCTAAGGATTTGAAAAAAGCTTTGGTGCAGCTGAGTGCAATTACAGGGTTATATTCAAATAATTTGAAGGATGGGTTTGCATCTGGAATTCCTAATTCAAAGTTGTCAGCTTGTGCTCATCTCTACCTCAGCGTGATATATAAGCTACAGAAGAAAGACAAGATTTCAGCAAAGCATCTTTTGcaagtattttgtattgtaccTTTTCAGGCACGAACAATATTGTTGCCTGAACTATGGGACTATCTCTTTTTTCCGCATCTTTCACATTTGAAGGAGTGGTACAACCAGGAAGCGGATTCTCTAGCAGACACACCAAGCAGGCAAAGGAAACTGAAGCTTCTTCAAGAAGTGTATAATGATATTCTGGATTCTGGTACTTATCAATTTTCAGCTTACTACAAGGATTGGCTCACAGAAGGGGTTGAAGCTCCTTCCCTGCCTTCCGTCCAGATCCCACCTGTATCTGTATGGGAAGCTCAGCAGGGAAGTTCACTTGGTGATTCTTCAGAGCTATCTAATTCAAGTGGTCCTTTCTCATCTCAGCCTGTGGTCAGTAAAAAGCTATATGATGCTGTATTTGGCTGTTCAAGTAAATCAGGAGTTGATGAAGCTGAAGATGATGGGGAGACAGGGAACTCTAACAATCGTATGAGAAGCTTTGGTGGTTCTGCTGTTGTTAAACAAACTTTAACAGGTGCTTCTGAAACTGTTGAATGTACAAATCAGGATACTGATGAAGATTCGACTGAGAGTGTGCTGGATGATGCATTTCTTCCT GAAAATGAACCCTCGTCGACAGCTGAGAAAGAATGGAGGTTGTATGTG CCAATCAAAATAAGGTCCTCTCTTGAAG AGCTACGTGGAAGTTATGAATACTTTGATGAACATTCTTTCTTCTCGAGCATTCCTCAAGGCTTTATTTGTCCATTTACTGGAAAGTTGTTTGAAGATCCAGTAACAATAGAGACGGGGCAAACATTTGAACGGGTGGCCATCAAGGCATGGTTTGATCAGGGTAACAGAAAATGTCCAGTAACAGGAAAAACTTTGGAATCACTTTCTGTGCCACTTACCAATTTTGTTTTGAAGCGTGTAATTGACAATTGGAGATCTGGACATTGTAAGAACCTCTTGGCTTTTGCCTCTCAAGTAATGGAAAACTCAGGCAGACATGGTCTCAAACACTTGGATGAAACTGTCGTTTTCATATTAGAGCAGCTACTCACTGCTTTCAACgaagaggaaaaaagaacaaatgcCAGGCATATCATATCTCTTGGTGGCTtgcattttcttcttcaaagGTTTGAAGTGGGAAAGCTAGAAGAGAAAGCTCATGTGGCAGCACTCTTATCCTGTTGTATTGACGCAGATGCAAGTTGCAGAAATCAGATAGCGAGAAATATCAGCAAACAGTGTCTTCTCGAGCTACTCCAGAGCAAACAGGTTAAGTCGAGAACAAATGCAGTGCTGCTGTTGGTCGAACTGATTTGCCTGAAAAG GTGGAAAGATGttactttatttttaagtgGCTTGCAGAATGAGGGGATAGCAGATACGATGTATGTTCTGCTTGTGTATCTCCATAGTTCTCCAAAGGAGCAGAGACCTCTGGTTGCTGTACTTCTGTTACACTTAGATCTTCTG GTAGAACCTCAGAAATACAGCATATATAGAGAGGAGGCAATTGATGCCATTACGATGGCTCTTGAAGACAGCTTAGTGGATGAGAAGGTTCGAGAAAAGTGTTGCAGAGCACTTCTTATCTTGGGAAGACGTTTCTCTTTCTCTGGGAAGTCATTGACAGAGAGTTGGATCCTAAAGCAAGCAGGATTTAAAGATATCTATGAAGTGAATCTTCTTGAAAATGAAGATGATAATTCATTAGCTGATGACACTGTTTGG GATGATGAAGAGGTGGCAAATGAAGAGTGGTTGAAGAACTTGTCAATGGCATTGCTTAGTAATGGGAAAAAGTCTTTCTTAGACACCGTTTCTAAGTGTCTTCGCTCTGGAAACTCGGACATGGTGAGGGTCTGCCTAACCACTGTGGCATGGTTGAGCTGTGCACTCTCTTCACAATCTGATGTTGAGTTCCAGCACTCTGCCTTCTCAGCTCTCATCTTTGGGCTGAAAGAAAGCCTAGAGAAAGGTGAGCAGATTGAGTACAAGATCCTTGCTTCAATGTCTCTGCTCTATTTCAGCAAAATATCAG AATGCAGAGTTCTTTTAATGGCAATGGCAAAAGAGATTGCGGCTCCTCTAAGAAGCCTAGCTGGGGTAACATGGACAGCAAAGCAACTATATGCCATTGTATCTGGGGGAGATCTGTAA
- the LOC133877580 gene encoding putative E3 ubiquitin-protein ligase LIN isoform X1, translated as MASSLEELLSEEGFKGRRSLSRARSCVKADATGMSFCTFQDKHKNDSAPGHRNKTERTRSDVARYSSKGELPTGDYIRGRRSGENLVGTEKKDERLKKENRERLLNYLKEGKRFNLSKDVPQNEIEEVCKQDDERFGDTYSNKVHSSERGKDEYSNGAREREVYKERPGMDRKVDKKHGNNLAKQLLGHMSSSTNNRKSVKKPTTSNDTSNRGSLNSKSFEDNQSKRRNNFAQVVYEPALDEVAVQAIVSILNGYIKSFLNDEDFRTTLRHNCFSSIDFIELEERQSAESKVMASLEQAIETVEKAAEDSSSAKDLKKALVQLSAITGLYSNNLKDGFASGIPNSKLSACAHLYLSVIYKLQKKDKISAKHLLQVFCIVPFQARTILLPELWDYLFFPHLSHLKEWYNQEADSLADTPSRQRKLKLLQEVYNDILDSGTYQFSAYYKDWLTEGVEAPSLPSVQIPPVSVWEAQQGSSLGDSSELSNSSGPFSSQPVVSKKLYDAVFGCSSKSGVDEAEDDGETGNSNNRMRSFGGSAVVKQTLTGASETVECTNQDTDEDSTESVLDDAFLPENEPSSTAEKEWRLYVVSALPQNNLNGKFCDSTIWRETTGNSEMPHAAAYRKANDELTLRSLEKSIFELQDTEASTDLRSSSRFNSSEALTSCSPANPIKIRSSLEELRGSYEYFDEHSFFSSIPQGFICPFTGKLFEDPVTIETGQTFERVAIKAWFDQGNRKCPVTGKTLESLSVPLTNFVLKRVIDNWRSGHCKNLLAFASQVMENSGRHGLKHLDETVVFILEQLLTAFNEEEKRTNARHIISLGGLHFLLQRFEVGKLEEKAHVAALLSCCIDADASCRNQIARNISKQCLLELLQSKQVKSRTNAVLLLVELICLKRWKDVTLFLSGLQNEGIADTMYVLLVYLHSSPKEQRPLVAVLLLHLDLLVEPQKYSIYREEAIDAITMALEDSLVDEKVREKCCRALLILGRRFSFSGKSLTESWILKQAGFKDIYEVNLLENEDDNSLADDTVWDDEEVANEEWLKNLSMALLSNGKKSFLDTVSKCLRSGNSDMVRVCLTTVAWLSCALSSQSDVEFQHSAFSALIFGLKESLEKGEQIEYKILASMSLLYFSKISECRVLLMAMAKEIAAPLRSLAGVTWTAKQLYAIVSGGDL; from the exons ATGGCATCATCCTTGGAGGAACTTCTTTCGGAGGAAGGGTTTAAAGGAAGAAGATCATTGAGTAGGGCAAGATCATGCGTAAAAGCAGATGCTACAGGTATGTCGTTCTGCACTTTCCAAGATAAACACAAGAATGATTCTGCACCAGGTCATAGAAACAAGACGGAGAGGACAAGGTCTGATGTAGCTCGATACAGTTCGAAAGGTGAATTACCAACAGGTGATTATATAAGGGGTAGGAGATCAGGGGAAAATCTGGTTGGAACTGagaaaaaagatgaaagattgaagaaagaaaataggGAAAGACTTTTAAACTATCTTAAGGAAGGTAAAAGATTCAACTTATCAAAAGATGTGCCACAAAATGAAATAGAGGAGGTTTGTAAGCAAGATGATGAGAGATTTGGGGATACATATTCAAATAAAGTTCATAGCTCAGAGAGAGGGAAGGATGAATATTCTAATGGAGCCAGGGAAAGGGAAGTATACAAAGAGAGGCCAGGGATGGATAGAAAAGTGGACAAGAAGCATGGCAATAATTTGGCAAAACAGCTGCTTGGACATATGAGTTCTAGTACTAATAACAGGAAGAGTGTGAAAAAGCCAACGACCAGTAATGACACGTCTAATAGAGGTTCATTGAATAGCAAAAGCTTTGAAGATAATCAGAGTAAAAGACGAAATAATTTTGCACAAGTAGTTTATGAACCTGCTCTTGATGAAGTCGCTGTCCAAGCCATAGTCTCCATCCTAAATGGATATATCAAAAGCTTTCTAAATGATGAGGATTTTCGGACAACACTTCGTCACAACTGCTTCTCTTCCATTGATTTTATTGAACTTGAAGAAAGGCAAAGTGCTGAGAGCAAAGTCATGGCCAGCCTTGAACAAGCAATAGAAACAGTAGAAAAAGCTGCTGAGGACTCTTCAAGTGCTAAGGATTTGAAAAAAGCTTTGGTGCAGCTGAGTGCAATTACAGGGTTATATTCAAATAATTTGAAGGATGGGTTTGCATCTGGAATTCCTAATTCAAAGTTGTCAGCTTGTGCTCATCTCTACCTCAGCGTGATATATAAGCTACAGAAGAAAGACAAGATTTCAGCAAAGCATCTTTTGcaagtattttgtattgtaccTTTTCAGGCACGAACAATATTGTTGCCTGAACTATGGGACTATCTCTTTTTTCCGCATCTTTCACATTTGAAGGAGTGGTACAACCAGGAAGCGGATTCTCTAGCAGACACACCAAGCAGGCAAAGGAAACTGAAGCTTCTTCAAGAAGTGTATAATGATATTCTGGATTCTGGTACTTATCAATTTTCAGCTTACTACAAGGATTGGCTCACAGAAGGGGTTGAAGCTCCTTCCCTGCCTTCCGTCCAGATCCCACCTGTATCTGTATGGGAAGCTCAGCAGGGAAGTTCACTTGGTGATTCTTCAGAGCTATCTAATTCAAGTGGTCCTTTCTCATCTCAGCCTGTGGTCAGTAAAAAGCTATATGATGCTGTATTTGGCTGTTCAAGTAAATCAGGAGTTGATGAAGCTGAAGATGATGGGGAGACAGGGAACTCTAACAATCGTATGAGAAGCTTTGGTGGTTCTGCTGTTGTTAAACAAACTTTAACAGGTGCTTCTGAAACTGTTGAATGTACAAATCAGGATACTGATGAAGATTCGACTGAGAGTGTGCTGGATGATGCATTTCTTCCT GAAAATGAACCCTCGTCGACAGCTGAGAAAGAATGGAGGTTGTATGTGGTGAGTGCTTTGCCTCAAAATAATCTTAATGGTAAATTTTGTGATTCTACTATATGGCGAGAAACTACGGGGAATAGTGAAATGCCTCATGCAGCAGCATATAGGAAAGCAAATGATGAGCTTACACTCAGAAGCCTagaaaaatctatttttgaACTGCAAGACACTGAAGCTTCTACTGATCTCAGATCTTCTTCTCGTTTCAATTCCAGTGAGGCATTGACTTCCTGTTCTCCTGCAAAT CCAATCAAAATAAGGTCCTCTCTTGAAG AGCTACGTGGAAGTTATGAATACTTTGATGAACATTCTTTCTTCTCGAGCATTCCTCAAGGCTTTATTTGTCCATTTACTGGAAAGTTGTTTGAAGATCCAGTAACAATAGAGACGGGGCAAACATTTGAACGGGTGGCCATCAAGGCATGGTTTGATCAGGGTAACAGAAAATGTCCAGTAACAGGAAAAACTTTGGAATCACTTTCTGTGCCACTTACCAATTTTGTTTTGAAGCGTGTAATTGACAATTGGAGATCTGGACATTGTAAGAACCTCTTGGCTTTTGCCTCTCAAGTAATGGAAAACTCAGGCAGACATGGTCTCAAACACTTGGATGAAACTGTCGTTTTCATATTAGAGCAGCTACTCACTGCTTTCAACgaagaggaaaaaagaacaaatgcCAGGCATATCATATCTCTTGGTGGCTtgcattttcttcttcaaagGTTTGAAGTGGGAAAGCTAGAAGAGAAAGCTCATGTGGCAGCACTCTTATCCTGTTGTATTGACGCAGATGCAAGTTGCAGAAATCAGATAGCGAGAAATATCAGCAAACAGTGTCTTCTCGAGCTACTCCAGAGCAAACAGGTTAAGTCGAGAACAAATGCAGTGCTGCTGTTGGTCGAACTGATTTGCCTGAAAAG GTGGAAAGATGttactttatttttaagtgGCTTGCAGAATGAGGGGATAGCAGATACGATGTATGTTCTGCTTGTGTATCTCCATAGTTCTCCAAAGGAGCAGAGACCTCTGGTTGCTGTACTTCTGTTACACTTAGATCTTCTG GTAGAACCTCAGAAATACAGCATATATAGAGAGGAGGCAATTGATGCCATTACGATGGCTCTTGAAGACAGCTTAGTGGATGAGAAGGTTCGAGAAAAGTGTTGCAGAGCACTTCTTATCTTGGGAAGACGTTTCTCTTTCTCTGGGAAGTCATTGACAGAGAGTTGGATCCTAAAGCAAGCAGGATTTAAAGATATCTATGAAGTGAATCTTCTTGAAAATGAAGATGATAATTCATTAGCTGATGACACTGTTTGG GATGATGAAGAGGTGGCAAATGAAGAGTGGTTGAAGAACTTGTCAATGGCATTGCTTAGTAATGGGAAAAAGTCTTTCTTAGACACCGTTTCTAAGTGTCTTCGCTCTGGAAACTCGGACATGGTGAGGGTCTGCCTAACCACTGTGGCATGGTTGAGCTGTGCACTCTCTTCACAATCTGATGTTGAGTTCCAGCACTCTGCCTTCTCAGCTCTCATCTTTGGGCTGAAAGAAAGCCTAGAGAAAGGTGAGCAGATTGAGTACAAGATCCTTGCTTCAATGTCTCTGCTCTATTTCAGCAAAATATCAG AATGCAGAGTTCTTTTAATGGCAATGGCAAAAGAGATTGCGGCTCCTCTAAGAAGCCTAGCTGGGGTAACATGGACAGCAAAGCAACTATATGCCATTGTATCTGGGGGAGATCTGTAA